CCAATGTCTATGCGGCCTTCAACATAACCAGGGTAAAGATTGGTAATTGAGTTTGAGAATGCTCCAAGAAACGAACCGAAAGAGTAAATAAATTGTTTTTTAAAGTATCCGGTAATTGTTATACGCGGTATAGCTGTATTTAACTGCCGGATTAACGGTATTTTCAGCCTGATTCAATGAGAGGAAATAGCATGATTATTGAAAAGTTTTCGGTAAAAGCTCAGGATTTCATTGAAGGTGCCTGTCGGCTCGCTGTGAAAAGAGATCACGAGTATGTAACGCCATGGCATATGCTTTCCGTTATGCTGAAACCTAATGATGATCTGACGCGACACTATCTTTCTCATACATCAATCGATCTCGAAGCCCTCGGTGCACGGGTGGACGGCAAACTGCTCACGCAGCCGAAAGGTAAAGCGGGCAGTCCGCAGACGCCGATTAATCGCGATTTGGAAAAAGTTTTTATCCTTGCAGAGGAGGCAAGCCAGAGAACAAAGGATAAATACATCGGCATCAATCATGTAGTGCTGGGCATGCTTGCCTCGGAAGAAATTGTCCAGGCCTTTTCGGATGCGGGTGCAGACAAGCAGGAGTTTGAGGATCTGCTAAAACAGCCACAAAAAGGCCGTTTTTCAGGAGGAGAAGACGGGTCGGGTGATTTTGAGTACCTGGCCAAGTATACTCTTGACCTTACGGAACGCGCCCGCCAGGGAGGGCTGGACCCCGTCATCGGACGGGACCGGGAAGTGCGGTTTACCATACAGATTCTAAGCCGTCGACTCAAAAACAATCCCATAATTATCGGAGAACCGGGTGTCGGCAAGACCGCTATTGTGGAAGGCCTGGCCCAGCGTATTGTCAATGGGGATGTCCCGGATGATTTGAAATCGGCGGCAATCCTTTCCCTTGATATGGGGCAACTGATAGCAGGCGCAAAATTCCGCGGAGAATTTGAGGAACGTTTTAAACGCTTACTGCAGGAAGTTTCCGATGCCGGCAATGTTATTCTCTTTATTGATGAAATTCATATGATCATCGGCGCCGGAGGTTCAGAAGGCGCCATGGATGCCGCCAACCTGATCAAACCCGCGCTTTCCAGGGGTGAAATTCGCTGCATCGGTGCGACGACCCTGGAAGAATATAGAAAACATATTGAAAAGGACACGGCTCTGATGCGCCGATTCCAGATCGTCATGGTGGAAGAACCGAGTATTGATGAGACCATTACCATACTGCGCGGAGTAAAGGAGAAATACGAAGTCTATCATGGCGTACAGATTCTGGATGCAGCGCTTGTCGCATCGGCAAAACTCTCCAAGCGCTATATCATGGACCGGTTTCTACCGGACAAGGCAGTTGATCTGATCGACCAGGCATCGGCATCTCTGCGTATCGGTCTTTCTTCAAAGCCTGAAGAAATCGATGAAATCGACCGCAGGATCGTTGACCTGGAAATTGAAATCCGTGCCTTAAAACACGAAACGGACTCTCAGACCGAAGAACGTCTCAGCCATCTTAAACAAGAGCTGGAGGAACTCAAAGAAAAAAGCCGCAAACTCACTGAAAAATGGGAAAAGGAAAAGAAGTCCCTCACAGAGGTTCAGGAGGCAAAGAAGGCACTGGAGGAAGCCAAGCGTGAAATGGAACAAAAAATCCGTGAAGAGGATTTCTCCCGGGTGGCCGAACTGCAGTACAAGATCATACCAAAGTGCAATAAAATTTTAGAAGAATATGCGGATGTGGATATTTCCGGCAAAGGCTTTCTACGGAGAGCAATCACGGAAGATGACATCGCCGATACGGTTTCGAGGATGACCAATATCCC
The Deltaproteobacteria bacterium genome window above contains:
- a CDS encoding AAA family ATPase encodes the protein MIIEKFSVKAQDFIEGACRLAVKRDHEYVTPWHMLSVMLKPNDDLTRHYLSHTSIDLEALGARVDGKLLTQPKGKAGSPQTPINRDLEKVFILAEEASQRTKDKYIGINHVVLGMLASEEIVQAFSDAGADKQEFEDLLKQPQKGRFSGGEDGSGDFEYLAKYTLDLTERARQGGLDPVIGRDREVRFTIQILSRRLKNNPIIIGEPGVGKTAIVEGLAQRIVNGDVPDDLKSAAILSLDMGQLIAGAKFRGEFEERFKRLLQEVSDAGNVILFIDEIHMIIGAGGSEGAMDAANLIKPALSRGEIRCIGATTLEEYRKHIEKDTALMRRFQIVMVEEPSIDETITILRGVKEKYEVYHGVQILDAALVASAKLSKRYIMDRFLPDKAVDLIDQASASLRIGLSSKPEEIDEIDRRIVDLEIEIRALKHETDSQTEERLSHLKQELEELKEKSRKLTEKWEKEKKSLTEVQEAKKALEEAKREMEQKIREEDFSRVAELQYKIIPKCNKILEEYADVDISGKGFLRRAITEDDIADTVSRMTNIPVSKLLGSEIDKLLHLEDHLRQRVVGQDDALTTISKAIRRSRAGVQNPNRPIASFLMLGPTGVGKTEVCKTLAEFMFDDESALIRIDMSEFMEKHSVARLVGAPPGYVGYEEGGVLTNSVRRKPYSVILFDEVEKGHADVFNLFLQLLDDGRLTDSQGQTVNFSNTVVLMTSNLGSESIRPAETAEEIQQMTAGIMQAVRSHFRPEFINRLDDILVFKQLTLEGMKTIAEIQLKRLAKLLKEKEIHLQVKDEALVLLAELGFNPLMGARPLNRVIQTRLQDPLAEDIIAGKIKPGDTIYISASGDELVIGINDILEEAPESGGQGEKNKNATPHDPTESGGSDG